The stretch of DNA AAAAAAGACGACACAAGAGTGAACGAGAGGCCCATCCCGCACACGATACAAACACCGGGTCAGCCTTCACTGCCAACTGCTTTGATAGTGTCCACGTCCTCCTGAGATGGACACAcactgtccctcccctgcccagcctTGCGCACTCAGTGCATAACTGGTAAAAGCAACCCTAAAACCGGGCGGTGTTAGCCGTCTGTGTGGTCTCGCTGTCGCAGATCTCAGCACGAGCTGGTTCCATCTACTTAGGCGCTGGCTTCTCGCCCCTTCTCTCTGGGTCTCCCCACGGCCACCGCCCTCCACCTCGTAAGCCAGCCCCGGTTACACTACTCAGGGATTCTGGTCCCAGCTCAGAAAGGACGAAGGAAGCAGGTGTTACCATCCATCATTGTTTCGTAGCAAGTTATGTTGCTTAAGCGGCCGGGCCTAGAGGTGTTGCAGGATGTGCGAAAGAGATGCGCCTTCACTTGTAAACAGTATTCTCTTAAGGGTCTCAAGCCATCCAACACGATGGAGTTGCTCTTGAAAGGACCTTTAACCTACGTAAAAAACGCCAACAGGAACATATGAAAATGACCCAGAGAGATGTGGTCGAGCCACTTGTAGCTTTGCCAGTGTTTCCTCAAATTCCCAGGGAACACCGTCACCAAAGAAAAAGATtctttcgttttttaaaaaatttaaatattttatttatttatttgacagagagagagagagggatcacaaggaggcagagaggcaggcagaggcagagggagaaataggctccccgctgagcaaggagcccgatgtgggactcgatcccagggcgctgggatcatgacctgagctgaagccagctGTTttaccaaatgaaccacccagatTCTGTTTTGAAAGAGTCACTGGTTTGCAGTGGACATATTTTACGTGTGAAAGTGGTGAACGGTGTGGAGAAAGATGCTGAGGACTTCAGAGCTGTCTTTCTGGCTGTGAGGTCTCGGGGGCCTGCCGTGGCCACGGAGGGTCCGCCCCTGGAATTTAGCAGGCTCCCATGTCTGGGATGAAATTTTCTCcttaaatggggcgcctgggtggctcagtcaattaaacatccggctcttggtttcaactcaggtcataagcTCAGAgtggtgagttcgagccccaagtCATGCTCAGCGGGGGGAGTCAGCTCATCCCTCACCCCcttcctgcactctctctctctctctaaaatacataaataaaatcttaaaaaaataataaaattgcctCAACGCCCAGCGCATCTACTTTTTCTTACTAGCGCATCACTATTTCTTACTTCACGGTTAATGTATTCTAGATTCTTCAAGCTAGCCAAcggacagaggaaaaaaaaaatcacggtgGGAAATAACATTCTTTTCGTTCCGAGTCTGGTTTTAGTTTTAACTGAAATGTGCTGATGCCTCTTACAGAGTTTTGGTCCACAAGATCTTGGCGAGTTACGTAATCGGGACACAGCTGGATCCCAGATTCTGGAGGATTCTGTCTCCTCCCCTCAGCCTATCCCTGCTGCTGCCACCCTCCCTCTGGAACCCTCTAGTCAATGGCTTCTTGCTCTCCTGCACAAAGTGGCCATTGTCCCacagggaaaagagggaaagataTATTATGGCCATATAGGATTTCTTATAAGGGGAttgctttcctattttttaaaaaagattttatttatttatttgacagacagatcacaagtagacagagagtcaggcagagagagaggaagggaagcaggctccctgctgagcagagagcccgatgcggggctcgatcccaggaccctgagaccatgacctgagctgaaggcagaggctttaacccactgagccacccaggcacccctggtttccTATTTTGAGATGTAGCAGAAAAAACGCCACAGCCGTTTGAAACGGTGGTATAACATATGCTCAGCGACATGGAGAGGAAGCTGCTGTAGTGTTGGCTGAAAACCGGCAGATTACTCATGAGTATGTAGAgagcatcttatttttaaaaatataaaatagtcgCATTACTTAGGAATCATAGGACCATagatgatttttcttccttctgtttaaTGCTGAGGGCCTGCCAGGGCAGAGGAGAAAAATTTTTGCTTATGATGCCCcataaagcaatttttaaaaagattttatttatttatttgagaaagagagagagcacgcaagtgtggagggggaggggcagaggcagatggagagaatcgcaagcagtttccccactgagcgtggagccctactagggctcaatcttacaacccagagatcctgacctgagcccaaactaaGAGCCTGGCACCTAACCGACTgcgccatccaggcgccccacccacGAAGCCATCTTAAGTATAAACTTCCTCTGGGGTTTATTTCAGCTGCAAGTTGACAATTCTAGAATTCAGAATCAAAGACTGCAGAGACCTGAGACCACTGTCCTTGGAGGGCCTGTTTGCCAGGCTAACCAAAGCCGGCACCTGGGAACTTGGAATCCAGAAATGCCCCACCATTCCCTAAGTAATATCGGAGGCTAATGGTGAAAACAATGTTTTCTGTGCTGAACACCTGCTCTCCTTCTaggagtctggaattttgattTGTGCTAAGGAGAAGGGGCCTGCATTTCCAGTAAAAGCCCTGGGCACTGCATCTCCGATAAGTTTCCCTGGAAGACAACATTTCACACGTTGTCACGGTTTGTTGTTGGAGGAATTAAGTGTGTCCTGTCTGAGTCATTCCGGAGAAGGTTCTTGGAAGCGTGTGCCTGCCTTCCTCTGGAGTTTGGCCCGTGTTCCTcttccctttgctgattttgctttgtgTCCTTCTTCTGTAATGAATCATAGCCGTGAATACAACCATATGCCAAGTCCGTGGGTCCTTCCAGCAAATCCAGGGCTGGTTTTGGGGACACAGACTCACAGCTGGGACGCAGATATTTTGGTGGCTCTCACACTCATTTGAGCCCTAGAATCTTTGATCCACAAGTCCAAGGTGTAGCTGCTCTggtaggaagagggaaaggggaatcCCTTCTGGAATCTTCTAGGCCTTCTCCATCCCACTTGACCAGACCTTGACCTTTTGATTCAGGCATATGGTGAGTTCCTTCTTCCTCATATGATAAGTGTCTACTCTTCAGGGAGTTTTGCCTTCCTCAGTGTTTTAAGATTCACCATGAAGAAATGGGGAGGAAGGACAAGTGTGAACTACGGCGGGGAAGATCTGCAGAGcatgagggcgcctggggggctcagctggttagacgtctgcctttgcctcagtcacaatctcggggtcctgggatcgagccccaaatcgggctccctgctcagtggggagcctgcttctccctctccctctgcttgtgctctctctctgccaaataaataaataaaatcttttttttttcaagattttattcatttatttgacagacagagatcacaagtaggcagagaagcaggcagagagagagaggaggaagcaggctccctgctgagcagagagcccgatgcggggctggatcccagaaccctgggatcatgacctgagctgaaggcagaggccttaacccactgagccacccaggcgcccctaaataaataaaatcttaaaaaaacaaaagacaaagtgCAGAGCACGGACCCTGGGCTCAGATGTCCCTGTGCTGATGTGCTAGCTGTCAGCCGCTGACCCTGGGCCACTTACTCAACCAgctggtttccttctctgtgacaCGGCTCGGGACAAATACTAAATGTGTATCTAAAATGCCTGGTGCAGGGCCCCACGCAAAGAAAGCTCTCGATTAACATAAGCTTTTAccattatgaaaaactataatcatttcataatacacTAAGTCCAAACCATTATGCCGTACCCCTTAAACTTGTGCAGAGATGAATGTCAGTTATATCACAATAAAACTGACAAACAATAAACCAAAAACAATTATATACTGTTGAGTTTAGGAAACCCGGAAGCTCACAGAGAATAATGAAACCTCTTGACACGCAGCTTGGACCATCAGGCACGCGGGCGACCGAAGGCCAGCACCGTCCCTCATCTTACTAGGGCTGACCAGGCCCTGCTGGTCTGATGCCAGCTCTGCCAGCCTCGCGGCCCGCCGCAGCCCCTCCTGCATTCCTGTGAAGACCCCGCACCTGCAGATCCCCAGACATCCGGAACCTTCCCACACCCTGTCCTCTTCCCTAGAAGGCGCTGTCTCCTCCCAGCAAACTTTTCACCTGTTCATATGCGCTCTCTTTGCAAATCATTCAAACCACAGCAATTTACATAAATTCTGCAGACTGCAGGGGGGGGATTCCTTGTTGTAGAAACAGGCTTTCTAGAACCTTCTCCACACTTTAGAGTGTCCCAGGGGCTCTGTGCGCACCCCAAACAACGGGACTAGTGTGCTgtcaggcagagaggggcctttggagccacttGGCAGAAGGGAAGGCTCAGCATAGGGAGCAGAAGCTCGGTTCTTGAGCAGAAGGATTAAACCCGGTTCAGGGCTCAGACCCTAAGGCAACACCGGGACGCTCTGTCCTCCTTGTCTAGTtgcaagttgatttttttttgctgtatCAGAAAGTCcgaaggaaagaaaatcaaaacaaagtagaaaaaatgtagaaaaggagaaaaatgctcTTGCCTTTTGGATTCCCGCCTTTTCCCAGTAATGGACATAGTACTGGAAATAGCCCAGGTTGGGAGGGACGTCGAAGGGAGAGGAGAACCTGATGATGAGGGAGGCTTCTCCCGGCGTCACCCAGATGCTCTCAGGAGGCCCAATGGTAACTGAAACAGAGTAACGACACAAACACAATATATACacccacatatatatgtatacacacacatacattttatatataatataacatataataatatttttaattttatttttaaatttgaacccAGTTAATTAACACACAGGGCATTgctagtttcagaggtggaggtcAGCGACGCATCGGTGCCTACAACACCGGGTGCCATTACGTCACGTGTCCTCCTTCACGCCCaccccccagttaccccatctcccgcccgcccgcccggccccagcaaccctcagtttatttcctatgattaagaggttcttatggtttgtctccctctgtgatttcatcttggtttattttctcctctcACACGATTATATATGTCTATGGCGTGTTcacacacccacccccacccacacacacacatttttaaatccaGTGAGATCGTGTTCTGGCACAGCGGACTCCCAGAGACTGGTCTGGGCACAAGCTTCACGTGGCAGGCCACAGGGCAGGAAGGCCACAGTGTGGCACCAGGGCTTCTGGTCGGTGGCAGGAGGGCCCTTGCAGCTGTCCATGTGTTGGCCCAGAGCCAGTctcttcaccccacccccacccccgcccagtcCCCACCCCAGCACACGGCTTCCCTGTAGACTGAGACCCACAAGAGGCTGGTAAGCCCCAAGAGCCAATATCTCTTACGACAGCACCGCAGAAGTTTCCAGAGTCCCCGTGAGGGCCACACGCAGTTACAAGAATTGCTGCACTCAGCCGAAGACACGGGTCCCTTGGAGGCACTGGAGGGGCCCCAGGGAGGTGCAGCTTATCAGTCAGGAGTCATTTTGCCACAAGTGATGCTGCTTAGGAACGTGGCGAACAGCCACCATGACTGGGTTTCCAGAGAAACAGCCGGAAGGTTAACCACAGATCAGAtttccaggcagagggggagagggggacaggCTCCTGGCTCCTTTGCAGATCTATGTTTAATACACATTCGTACTTCCTTACAAATGAACAGAAGTGGTATTTATAAACAGACCGTGTTTAAATATAGTACCGGAGAGATGTTGCCAGTGGAAGTCTGTTTCTTGAAGCTTTTCACAGAGTTCCCGGGACCCTGAAGCACGTTGAAGGAAGGGTTCCCTCTTGTACGAAACAGTCACTCAGACGGAGAGTGTAGCTCGGGCCCCACGGGTTCCGAGAGGCCCATCCATGCGCCGTCTACACGTGCGGCCGATCGGATCACTGTGGCCAGTCGTGTGTTTGAGACCCTTCGTGCTTTCCGCGCTCCCACCTGGGCTCTCCCGGCTGGGCAAGGCCCTGGCACCTGTTGGGCAAGGGGCTGGTCCCTGCAGGGTTTGCAGCCATACCATCGTGGGCTGTGGGGGAGAGACTAGGTCTAGACAGAGACCTGGCCAGCCTGGTCCCCTCtaccgccccaccccccaccaccggCTCAAGCCACGTTATCCTCAGGCCTTTCTCCTCCGTAGGACATGTTCTCTAGACTTTTCTGTGACTTCCACGCAGGGCTGGGCCTAGAAGGTAGGGTGCCAGCCTGAGCTGTCATTTCGTCCCCTGGAAGGTCAGGGTGGAGAGAGCTGCCCTTCGAGAATTCTGGATCCGGGATCTGGTACCAAGCAACAGGTGCCAAGAGGTAACGATACGGGTTTCCTGGGTCTGTTGTAGAGTGTGAATAAATGCCTGCCGCTCTTAGCCCTCTTCCATCAACGAAGCACTTTTTGTGGGGAAATGAGCCTGTCTTTTGAGGGGGAGACGATCCGCCTTCTCTCAACACACGGAAGGGAGTCTCGATTATCCGCGGGTGAGTCTCCATTATCCGCGGGTGACTGCTGACGGCAGCTTCCACGGACCAGCTCTCATTGTTAACGAGGCAACGTGGATTTTCACGTGTCCACACAGCTCTGTGTACCCGCCACAGAAGGTCATCTTCGTTCCcacagggagaaacagaagcCAGGAGGTCATCGCAGTTGCCCAGAGTCCTAGCCAGTAAGGGGCAGAGGCGGGATTTGAAGCGAGGCTGATGTGACCCCCACCAGCTGCCGCCGCCAGCCATCTCCTCCTCCCTGCACACACGCTCATCCTCGTGTTGGTTGTGTCCCCCAAGTGCACAAGTGCTGGACCCAGCGATGGGCTCTGAGGACACGTCTGCCTCCGACTTCGCAAGTGAGGGCAGGGGATGACTGCCCAGCCGGGAACCACCTGGGAACACTGCTGCCCAGCTCAGGCCGGGAGGACGGGGAGCCGCTGATGGCTGGCACCGGACCAGCGACTTTCCCGACAGGCCCTGCTTCCAACCCCGTTCCTCTTCTTCAGCACCAGGGCCAGGGCTCaccattactttttctttttctcttaactaATTCCCAGCTAGGTGACATTTCGTAGCTCAGGTATGTGCTGGTTCTCTACGCAAGGACAGACGACTTGTCCGCGGTAACTGTCTGGCCCGCGGGGACTGCGCTGCCTTCTCTTCCCGTCCCCACACCATCTGGCGCAAGCTGTGGGTTGCTCTTCCAGCTTCCCAAGGCAGACACGCTCAGACACGTAGGAAAGAGAGGGACGGTCGTGATAACAACTCCTGTCCTCATCACCCGACTTCCACCCACCTCGAGGTCATGGTCAGTTTTGTTCCTCTCATCCCCCTTGCCCTCCGCCCTCCCACTCTctggattattttgaaaaatcccAAACACCACATCATTTCATGTGTAACTACTCCAGCATGTGTCTCTAAAGCCTAGGACCTCCCGCCCCGccctcaaaaacataaaataccatGATAGGACCTAAGATAAACGAACAGTAACTGCTTACTAGCCCGTCAAATAGCTAGACCGTGACCACACTCCCTCagctgtcttctccctctgcttagtTTCCCTAAACCATGAGCACTGGGGCTCTGGGACACAGCTGACCCTGTGGGAAATGAATCACGGAAGGAGCGAAGCACAAACTAGAATCTGTCCGTTCTTACACCCACCCCCTTCCGATTTCTGGGAGCACATCTGCTCATTCAACCAAGCTCCACGGCATATCCAccatgagccaggcactgttcgAGGCCGAATGAAAGTCTTTCTTAAACATAAAGGAAGCTGTGCCGGAAGAAAGGAGGGTGATCAGTGAAGCCAACATGTCCCATCCAGCCCAGAGGCCAACGAGCTTTTTTTGGAAAAGCGCCCTAGTAAATTGGGCTTTGAGGGCCAGACAATCCCTGTTGCAATTGTAGCTTGAAAGCTTGAACTGCTGTAGCTTGAAAGCATCCACACACCATACATTATTAACAGATGGTGAaactgtgttctaataaaactttatttacaacaaTAGGTTGGCGGGCCGGATGTGGCCGACAGGCTGTGGCTTCCCAGCCCCTGGTCTTAGCAACTCACAGTCCTCTAGCTCGAGCCTCCATGCTCAGTACGCGGGTTGGACCACCATACCCACCTGTTCACAGACTGTGCGGGGCGAGACACAAGACAGGGGAGCGTGGAGTCTGCACGGCTCAGCGAGGAGGAAAGTGAAGAAAGCCTGAATGATAGAGGAAGCTTTAGAGCCAAGTTCTCTTACCATTCCAACAGGACAGGAACCAAGGCACTGTCAGCCAGGGGGAAACCAGGTCCTCCAGCTTAGCTCGCACGCGTAAAGAGATGTTGAAATGTGGTGGGAAACCCGTTGAGAGGCTGCTCGGGGTGAAGTTACACTCCGGCTTGGTGAGGTTCATACAGTTCACACCTAAGTCGTTGGTGTCGTACCACCTGCTGCCAGAGAAGCTGCAAAGGAAAACAGGCTTTCACTTCGTGGATTTCACTCTTCTGCCACATccaacagtttccccagagcagatttatttatttatttatttatttatttattaagcagCTTTCCTGAGATCCAAGTTGCAGATCAAAGAATCCACCCCAGTGAAAGTGCACAACCAATGACTTTCAGGAGATTCGCGGGGTTGTGCAAACATCATCACGAccaattttaggacatttttttaTCATCCCCGAAGAAACCCCATATCTATTAGCACTCACTCCCCACTGGGCCCCAACCCCCCAAGCCCTAGGTGACCATTAATCGTCTCATTTCAGTTTCTCAGGGTTTGCCTCCTCTGGACACTTCCTACAAATGGGCTCATGAACCGCATggtcttctctgattgactctTCCCACGGAGCGTGTTTTCAGACATGATGTGTGATGCTTATAGGATATTTGTTTCTCCATTGGCCTGTTTATGGTCATGTtggttgcttccactttttggctgttgTGGGTAACACTAAGAAATATTCACATGCAAGTTTCTTTGCAGACATAACTTTTCAATTTGCTGGGGGAAATACCTAGGAGGGGAACTGATGGGTGATACCGTAGCTCTTATTTTTAACTGCcttcccaagtggctgcaccgttttacattcccac from Neovison vison isolate M4711 chromosome 6, ASM_NN_V1, whole genome shotgun sequence encodes:
- the IFNGR2 gene encoding interferon gamma receptor 2 isoform X2, producing the protein MTAGRWSTSFSGSRWYDTNDLGVNCMNLTKPECNFTPSSLSTGFPPHFNISLRVRAKLEDLVSPWLTVPWFLSCWNVTIGPPESIWVTPGEASLIIRFSSPFDVPPNLGYFQYYVHYWEKAGIQKVKGPFKSNSIVLDGLRPLREYCLQVKAHLFRTSCNTSRPGRLSNITCYETMMDATTKLQQVILIAVGVFLSLAALAGGCFFLVLRYKGLVKYWFHSPPSIPSQIEEYLKDPSQPILEALDKDTSPTDDAWDLVSVVAFPAKEQEDVPQSTLTQNSGAVC